In Limibacter armeniacum, a single window of DNA contains:
- a CDS encoding SRPBCC family protein yields MSLRKSKHTTLTVEIDNSVEAVFAYFKDMRHHVDLYPLVTDIAILGQDTDSQGNDKLKVGITEKISIGPFTFPASVMAEQVIAKDAYQFDTYVKASPNMDVHITCRFTELGANRMKLEETIEIVAYGFMVNMAINKTAESHETALQNLKAKMEAEKLITA; encoded by the coding sequence ATGTCTCTCCGAAAATCGAAGCACACAACCTTGACAGTTGAAATTGATAACAGTGTAGAGGCTGTATTTGCATACTTCAAGGATATGCGTCACCATGTGGACCTATATCCGTTGGTAACGGATATTGCTATTTTAGGTCAGGATACGGATAGTCAAGGAAATGACAAGTTGAAGGTGGGGATTACAGAAAAAATCTCTATCGGACCGTTTACTTTTCCAGCTTCTGTAATGGCAGAGCAGGTTATTGCTAAGGATGCCTACCAGTTTGATACATACGTCAAGGCATCTCCCAATATGGATGTACATATCACTTGCCGCTTTACTGAGTTGGGCGCAAATCGTATGAAACTGGAAGAGACTATCGAAATCGTTGCTTATGGTTTTATGGTCAATATGGCGATCAACAAGACAGCTGAGTCACATGAAACTGCTCTTCAAAACCTAAAGGCGAAGATGGAAGCAGAGAAGTTGATAACTGCTTGA
- the proC gene encoding pyrroline-5-carboxylate reductase — protein MNPNHITIIGGGNLGVAIAEGLIASKYIAPANLTITRRQIEKLDHLAAKGVITSDNNSKSCLRGNLIILAVKPYQIKEILEEIKPVLDPNKHVLASVVTGVTLEDMQSVIGSDVSVFRVMPNTAIAIRESMTCIATNNADQESQQSILELFKQLGDAIMIDEGLMSASTVLGACGIAYTMRFIRAAIQGGIEIGFSSEVSQQIAVQTVKGAASLLMETGNHPEQEIDRVTTPKGCTIAGLNEMEHQGFSSSLIKGIKISHGKISGIAEEFERK, from the coding sequence ATGAATCCAAATCACATTACGATTATTGGAGGCGGTAACCTAGGGGTTGCCATTGCTGAAGGGCTTATTGCCAGTAAATATATAGCGCCTGCCAACTTAACGATTACTAGACGTCAGATCGAAAAACTGGATCACTTGGCAGCTAAAGGAGTTATTACTTCTGACAACAACTCAAAATCATGCCTAAGAGGCAACCTGATTATTTTGGCTGTAAAGCCCTACCAGATCAAGGAGATCCTTGAAGAGATCAAGCCCGTACTTGATCCCAATAAACATGTACTGGCTTCTGTAGTGACTGGTGTTACACTAGAGGATATGCAGTCTGTAATTGGTAGTGATGTTTCAGTCTTTCGCGTTATGCCTAATACTGCAATTGCCATTCGGGAATCCATGACCTGCATTGCCACCAATAATGCAGACCAGGAAAGCCAACAATCCATTCTGGAATTGTTCAAGCAACTTGGAGATGCCATCATGATTGATGAAGGACTGATGTCAGCCTCTACGGTATTGGGAGCCTGCGGCATAGCCTATACCATGCGCTTTATCAGGGCTGCCATTCAAGGAGGAATCGAGATCGGATTTAGCTCGGAGGTTTCTCAGCAGATTGCCGTACAAACCGTCAAGGGAGCTGCCAGCCTGCTGATGGAAACAGGCAATCACCCAGAACAGGAAATAGATCGGGTGACCACGCCAAAAGGCTGTACCATAGCCGGACTTAATGAGATGGAACATCAGGGTTTCAGCTCGTCTCTAATCAAAGGCATCAAGATTTCGCATGGCAAAATAAGTGGAATAGCAGAGGAGTTTGAGCGTAAATAG
- a CDS encoding YdeI/OmpD-associated family protein, with the protein MKGSYTKPLTLWYLDLIKGYYSLINNYVLIAVIPLTIDKKTMTATFFASPEEFRKWLKQHHQSETALIVGFYKIKSGKPSMTWSQSVDQALCFGWVDGVRKSIDKDSYCIRFTPRKQNSTWSTVNINKVEESLAKQD; encoded by the coding sequence GTGAAAGGAAGCTACACCAAGCCTTTGACTTTGTGGTATTTAGATTTAATCAAAGGGTATTATTCTTTGATTAACAATTATGTGTTAATTGCGGTAATACCATTGACAATAGATAAAAAAACTATGACAGCTACCTTTTTTGCCTCACCTGAAGAATTTAGAAAATGGTTAAAACAACACCATCAAAGTGAAACAGCTTTAATTGTAGGTTTTTATAAAATAAAGAGTGGCAAACCTTCTATGACATGGTCACAATCTGTAGACCAAGCGCTGTGTTTTGGCTGGGTAGATGGTGTCAGAAAATCCATCGACAAAGACTCCTACTGTATCCGTTTTACCCCTAGAAAACAAAATAGCACTTGGAGTACAGTTAATATCAACAAAGTAGAAGAGAGCTTAGCAAAGCAGGACTAA
- a CDS encoding PNGase F N-terminal domain-containing protein: MKIFYSILLSFLLLTTAILQGCGPKEYPAVGDLSLSVFDNQLIRFDTQIGDIQKEGEIILLDNGRIALKKINIPNYQRKATANLHVTLQSNGDRWDKSGSIFMFPADQPINLLNIKEGKTTFPNPNKLQEDFKGVLASKDYTPNIELMRFMTPFGVGYYSTDTVETTKGRKPAYIAQWENEVVWEQDITDRLPALMGKDIYIGVWIDTWTPSGYKLSAQLHIEEAYLSNDVMPKTYAKPLFNSIAYMGPQKSFDYLSRQDATFEFEIPEGIQNPTIKYLITGHGGHSKGDEFVKNPNQVYVDDKLVLDWTPWRDDCASFRRFNPGSGVWMVEVDSAQWIDWEQGKYVKGNIKERVASSDLSRSNWCPGAVVTPVSIPLGNLKAGKHTLKISMPLSQPTKENEFNHWLISAYLIGDQQ, from the coding sequence ATGAAGATTTTTTACAGTATCCTACTCTCTTTTTTACTACTGACAACAGCTATTCTGCAAGGCTGTGGTCCAAAAGAATATCCTGCCGTTGGGGACCTTAGCTTATCGGTATTCGATAACCAGCTTATCCGTTTTGACACCCAAATAGGTGACATCCAGAAAGAAGGAGAAATCATCCTGCTGGACAACGGACGCATTGCTCTCAAAAAAATCAACATTCCAAACTACCAAAGAAAAGCGACAGCCAACTTACATGTTACCCTACAGTCCAATGGTGACCGCTGGGACAAGTCCGGCTCGATCTTTATGTTCCCTGCCGACCAGCCCATCAACCTGCTAAACATCAAAGAAGGTAAAACAACCTTTCCAAACCCTAATAAACTGCAAGAAGACTTTAAAGGAGTATTGGCATCAAAAGACTATACCCCCAATATAGAACTGATGCGTTTTATGACGCCTTTTGGCGTAGGGTATTATTCGACAGACACCGTGGAAACCACCAAAGGCAGGAAACCTGCTTATATAGCCCAATGGGAAAATGAGGTGGTTTGGGAACAGGATATCACTGATAGACTGCCAGCCTTGATGGGTAAAGACATCTACATTGGTGTTTGGATAGATACATGGACTCCTTCAGGATATAAACTGTCTGCACAACTGCACATTGAAGAGGCTTATCTCTCCAATGATGTAATGCCTAAGACATATGCCAAGCCCCTATTCAACAGCATTGCATATATGGGCCCTCAAAAGTCTTTTGACTACTTAAGCCGTCAGGATGCCACTTTTGAATTTGAGATTCCTGAAGGTATCCAAAACCCTACCATCAAATACCTGATTACAGGACATGGGGGGCATTCAAAAGGAGATGAGTTTGTCAAAAACCCCAATCAGGTATATGTAGACGACAAACTGGTACTTGACTGGACACCTTGGAGAGACGACTGTGCCTCATTCCGCCGATTCAACCCAGGTTCTGGTGTTTGGATGGTGGAAGTAGACAGTGCCCAATGGATTGACTGGGAGCAAGGCAAATATGTAAAAGGGAACATCAAGGAGCGTGTAGCATCTTCTGACCTGTCTCGTTCCAACTGGTGTCCGGGAGCTGTGGTAACACCGGTAAGTATACCGTTAGGTAATTTGAAGGCTGGCAAGCATACCCTCAAAATCAGTATGCCGCTGTCTCAACCTACCAAAGAGAATGAGTTCAACCACTGGTTAATATCAGCCTATCTTATAGGCGATCAACAATAG
- the porX gene encoding T9SS response regulator signal transducer PorX, protein MNRYSILWADDEIDLLKPHILFLQKKGYDVTPVISGTDALDKCQEESFDIIFLDENMPGMTGLETLEEIKQVRPSIPVVMITKSEEEYIMEEAIGSKIADYLIKPINPNQVLLSVKKLLDKKRLVTEKTNHSYQRDFQNISMAFGDRLDHEDWIEIYKKLVYWDLEINQTENKSMMDVLEMQKSEANNNFADFIEDNYKYWLSGEEEGPLLSHQLMKEKVFPLLKQDDKPVFFILIDNLRLDQWKVLESTFTEYFVKEEESAYYSILPTTTAYARNAIFSGMMPLDMKKHYPNLWVDEDSEDGKNNNEFEFLQEQLSRNKFNIKSSYNKVIHVHQGRQVLDNLHSLLNNKLNVIVYNFVDMLSHARTDTEMVRELAPDEAAYRSLTHSWFLHSPLLETLKMLAEKDVHVIVTTDHGTVRVKRPHKIIGDRNTNTNLRYKQGKNLSYDRKNVLAVAKPEEYMLPKVNVSTSYAFATEDYFFAYPNNYNHYVKYYKDTFQHGGISLEEVIIPYIQLRSK, encoded by the coding sequence ATGAACCGATATTCCATACTGTGGGCAGATGATGAGATTGATCTGCTGAAACCACATATTCTGTTCCTGCAAAAAAAAGGGTATGATGTTACACCCGTTATCAGTGGTACGGATGCACTTGACAAATGTCAGGAAGAGTCATTTGACATTATCTTTCTGGACGAAAATATGCCGGGAATGACCGGACTTGAGACGTTGGAGGAAATCAAGCAGGTACGTCCGAGTATTCCTGTTGTGATGATTACGAAGAGTGAAGAGGAGTATATAATGGAGGAGGCAATCGGCTCCAAAATAGCGGATTACCTTATCAAGCCAATCAACCCGAATCAGGTATTGCTATCTGTAAAAAAACTGCTGGACAAGAAGCGTTTGGTGACTGAGAAAACCAATCACAGTTATCAGCGGGACTTTCAGAATATCAGTATGGCATTTGGAGACAGGCTGGACCATGAGGATTGGATAGAAATCTACAAGAAGTTGGTCTACTGGGACCTGGAGATTAACCAGACGGAGAACAAGAGCATGATGGATGTGCTGGAGATGCAGAAGTCTGAGGCAAACAACAACTTTGCAGATTTTATAGAGGATAATTACAAGTACTGGCTTTCTGGTGAAGAAGAAGGACCATTGCTTTCGCACCAGTTGATGAAAGAGAAGGTCTTCCCGCTGTTGAAGCAAGATGATAAGCCTGTCTTTTTCATATTGATTGATAACCTTAGACTGGATCAGTGGAAGGTATTGGAATCGACTTTTACGGAGTACTTTGTGAAGGAAGAGGAGTCTGCTTATTATTCTATTCTTCCTACCACGACGGCTTATGCCCGTAATGCCATATTCTCAGGCATGATGCCATTGGATATGAAAAAGCACTATCCTAACCTTTGGGTTGACGAGGATTCAGAAGATGGCAAAAACAACAACGAATTTGAGTTCTTGCAGGAGCAATTAAGTCGTAACAAGTTCAATATTAAATCTTCATATAACAAAGTAATACATGTGCATCAGGGCAGACAGGTGCTAGATAACTTACATAGCCTGCTGAATAACAAACTGAATGTGATTGTGTATAACTTTGTGGATATGTTGTCACATGCCCGTACCGATACGGAAATGGTAAGGGAGCTGGCTCCTGATGAAGCGGCTTACCGTTCTCTGACACATTCATGGTTCCTGCACTCACCATTGTTGGAGACATTGAAGATGCTGGCAGAAAAGGATGTACATGTGATCGTGACGACAGATCATGGTACAGTGAGAGTGAAGCGTCCGCACAAGATCATTGGAGATAGAAATACCAATACGAACCTTCGTTATAAGCAAGGTAAAAACCTGAGCTATGACCGAAAGAATGTATTGGCTGTGGCTAAGCCAGAAGAATACATGTTGCCTAAAGTAAATGTATCAACTTCCTATGCTTTTGCAACAGAGGATTATTTCTTTGCTTATCCCAACAACTACAATCACTATGTGAAGTATTACAAGGACACCTTCCAGCATGGTGGCATTTCCTTGGAGGAAGTGATTATTCCTTATATACAGTTGAGGAGCAAGTGA
- the ppk1 gene encoding polyphosphate kinase 1 has protein sequence MSKKSLYNRDLSWLQFNHRVLQEAADNQNPLYERIKFLAIFSSNLDEFFEVRVSSIRQLKTINKQFNKKLITKPNRLLKAIKEQVSQQQEQFGSIYRKQIIPALKDQGIHIIDHAQFSPQQLEFSAGYFDQHFQQLKIYEKGNEAIFMENETMALLVEFEEKTPLTLIKFPDYPSRFVTLPSQEGMHFITFLDDIIKANLHQVFPHKTIRRTYAVKINRDAELYIDDEYSGKLVDKIYQALDNRNTGEATRVLIDSTVPDILLKQLKETLDIHDVDIVKGGVYHNFKDFFGFPNPIGASLEFPKLTRKSPFDTADIFKAIDQQDRLIHFPYHSFEAVNQLVEQAAEDKQVTAIKISLYRVDKQSRLIDALLKACQNGKQVTIFVEAQARFDEENNIRWGKVFEQYGAEVIYSFPDIKVHSKILLIDKKEADTHHRYAYISTGNFNEKNAGIYGDLGIMTSNPEVTKEVNQVFQVLSRKRIIPKTNHLLVSPFNTRSTFEKLIKKEIAKAKDGKEGYIFLKMNSLEDKDMIEKLYEANNHGVKIELVIRGICRLKAGVKGQSEHIKASSIVGRFLEHSRIYIFGKGDEQKIFIGSADWMTRNLDRRIEVITPVLAPHIQQYLLEYASLQLRDNVKARLLDEDQKNTYIQNNKEKMDAQVAATTLRIQ, from the coding sequence TTGAGCAAGAAATCTCTTTACAACCGCGATCTGAGTTGGCTACAATTCAACCATAGGGTATTGCAAGAAGCTGCCGACAACCAAAATCCATTGTATGAACGCATTAAGTTCCTCGCCATTTTTTCTTCAAACCTTGATGAATTTTTTGAAGTAAGGGTTTCCTCCATCAGACAGCTCAAGACCATCAACAAGCAGTTCAATAAGAAGCTGATCACCAAGCCTAACCGCTTACTCAAAGCCATCAAGGAACAGGTAAGTCAGCAACAGGAACAGTTCGGCAGCATCTATAGGAAACAAATCATCCCTGCCCTAAAAGATCAAGGCATTCATATCATTGATCACGCACAATTCAGCCCTCAGCAGCTTGAGTTTTCAGCAGGATACTTTGATCAACACTTTCAACAGCTAAAAATATATGAGAAGGGAAATGAAGCCATATTTATGGAAAATGAAACCATGGCATTGTTAGTTGAATTTGAAGAAAAAACACCACTCACACTAATCAAATTCCCCGACTACCCATCACGTTTTGTTACCCTGCCATCTCAGGAAGGGATGCACTTTATCACTTTCCTTGACGATATCATCAAGGCAAACCTCCATCAAGTATTTCCCCATAAAACGATTCGAAGGACATATGCCGTCAAGATCAACCGTGACGCTGAACTCTACATTGATGATGAGTACTCAGGTAAACTGGTAGACAAGATTTATCAGGCACTGGACAACAGGAACACAGGTGAAGCAACCAGAGTCTTGATTGACAGTACCGTGCCAGACATTTTGCTAAAGCAACTGAAAGAAACCTTGGATATCCATGATGTAGATATTGTAAAAGGTGGTGTATACCATAATTTCAAGGACTTTTTTGGCTTTCCAAACCCAATTGGAGCATCGTTGGAGTTTCCCAAGCTTACAAGAAAATCCCCCTTTGACACGGCTGATATATTCAAGGCCATTGACCAACAAGACAGGCTGATACATTTCCCTTACCATTCTTTTGAGGCAGTCAATCAACTGGTGGAACAGGCTGCTGAGGACAAGCAAGTAACAGCCATCAAGATCTCACTGTACAGGGTAGACAAACAATCCAGACTGATTGATGCATTGCTCAAAGCCTGCCAAAACGGAAAGCAGGTAACCATATTTGTAGAGGCTCAAGCCCGCTTCGATGAAGAAAACAATATCCGTTGGGGAAAAGTATTTGAACAGTATGGTGCAGAAGTGATTTACAGTTTTCCGGACATAAAGGTCCACTCCAAAATCTTGCTGATCGATAAGAAAGAAGCGGATACACACCACCGATATGCCTATATTTCCACTGGTAACTTCAATGAAAAAAACGCTGGAATCTATGGGGACTTAGGCATTATGACCTCTAACCCTGAAGTAACCAAGGAAGTCAATCAAGTATTTCAGGTACTGAGCAGAAAGCGTATAATCCCTAAGACCAACCACCTACTCGTCTCCCCTTTCAACACCCGCAGTACATTTGAGAAACTGATTAAAAAAGAGATTGCCAAAGCAAAGGATGGAAAAGAGGGTTATATCTTCCTCAAGATGAACAGCCTTGAGGACAAGGATATGATAGAAAAACTCTATGAAGCCAACAACCATGGTGTAAAAATAGAATTGGTCATAAGAGGAATATGCAGACTCAAGGCAGGTGTTAAAGGACAAAGTGAGCACATCAAAGCTTCCAGCATAGTTGGTCGGTTTTTGGAGCATTCCCGCATCTATATCTTCGGCAAAGGAGACGAACAGAAAATCTTTATTGGGTCTGCCGATTGGATGACCCGTAACCTTGATCGCAGGATTGAGGTCATCACACCTGTACTGGCGCCACACATCCAACAGTACCTGCTTGAATATGCTTCCCTACAACTGAGGGACAATGTAAAAGCCCGACTACTGGATGAGGATCAAAAAAATACCTATATCCAAAACAACAAAGAAAAGATGGATGCTCAAGTAGCCGCTACGACATTGCGGATACAGTAA
- the pfkA gene encoding 6-phosphofructokinase yields MKKIAVFTSGGDAPGMNACVRAVVRTAIYNGVEVMGIIRGYKGMIEGDFVKLDSYSVSNIIQKGGTILKSARCDEFRSKEWRQVAYDKVMDAGIEGMVAIGGNGTFTGADLFLQDFNIPTIGCPGTIDNDLYGTDYTIGYDTAVNTALDAIDKIRDTADSHDRVFFVEVMGRDAGYIAIQCGIGGGAELVMVPENPDSFESVIDTLKNGRENKKTSAMVVVAEGEELGNANVIAQKAKEALPHMDIRVTNLGHIQRGGAPTALDRILASRMGMAAVEGLLAGRKSEMVGIINDQVAYTPFADAIHKKKPLNKELIKMVNILSI; encoded by the coding sequence TTGAAAAAGATAGCTGTATTCACATCAGGAGGGGACGCACCAGGCATGAACGCCTGCGTCAGAGCCGTAGTTAGAACAGCCATTTATAACGGGGTTGAAGTAATGGGTATCATCCGCGGTTACAAAGGCATGATTGAAGGCGACTTTGTAAAGCTTGATTCCTATTCGGTCAGCAATATCATTCAGAAAGGCGGTACTATTCTGAAATCGGCAAGATGCGACGAATTCCGAAGCAAAGAATGGAGACAAGTAGCCTATGATAAGGTAATGGATGCCGGAATCGAAGGAATGGTTGCCATCGGTGGTAACGGTACCTTTACGGGTGCAGACCTTTTCCTACAGGACTTCAATATTCCTACAATCGGTTGTCCTGGTACCATTGACAATGACCTTTACGGAACTGATTATACAATTGGTTACGATACTGCTGTAAACACAGCATTGGATGCCATTGACAAGATTCGTGACACTGCTGACTCGCACGACCGTGTATTCTTCGTAGAAGTAATGGGTCGTGATGCCGGTTATATCGCTATCCAGTGTGGTATCGGTGGTGGTGCCGAACTGGTAATGGTTCCTGAAAACCCTGACAGCTTTGAAAGCGTAATCGACACGCTGAAAAACGGTAGAGAAAACAAGAAAACATCTGCCATGGTAGTGGTAGCAGAAGGTGAAGAACTTGGCAATGCCAACGTGATTGCACAAAAAGCGAAAGAAGCCCTGCCTCATATGGACATTCGTGTTACGAACCTTGGTCACATCCAACGTGGTGGCGCCCCTACTGCACTTGACCGTATATTGGCTAGCCGAATGGGCATGGCTGCTGTAGAAGGCCTATTGGCAGGTAGAAAAAGTGAAATGGTAGGTATTATCAATGATCAGGTAGCTTACACACCATTTGCTGATGCCATTCACAAGAAAAAGCCATTGAACAAGGAGCTGATCAAGATGGTAAACATCCTGAGTATCTAG
- a CDS encoding transglutaminase-like domain-containing protein: protein MKTGYINSLAIMCLLTGLFSCNLAFESRTPIQYRPQVEAALDKAGDNRDELEKALKKVPEEQLEGMSFLIAFMPQHDLDTLTADYLLENVALAYQARKEFDWAVKLPKVVFLNEVLPYATLNERRDNWRKDFYKRFAPMVKDAKDIREAIRIINHSIMEEVGVKYSTARPKPDQSPYESMECGLASCTGLSVLLTDAFRAVGIPSRIAGTPNWTTKEGNHNWNEVWVDGKWYFTEYYPSGGLNQGWFLPDAGQANPSKPENWIYASSYQKTDIHFPLVWDMDIEYVSAENVTSRYLELYQAQQLEEQMTKDGKVKIQLIMFRKKGCSMGDDRISVEVKAYHNSNLLYEGKTPSPEQDMNDYLTFYADQGSEIQLFYPTADDLMHSEKITLEKSQTIRLYYQ from the coding sequence ATGAAAACTGGATATATCAATTCTTTGGCAATTATGTGTCTGCTAACAGGGCTTTTCTCCTGTAACCTTGCTTTTGAATCGAGAACACCTATACAATATAGGCCACAGGTAGAAGCAGCGCTGGACAAGGCTGGCGACAACAGGGATGAACTGGAAAAAGCTTTGAAAAAAGTCCCTGAAGAACAGCTTGAAGGTATGTCTTTCCTGATTGCTTTTATGCCACAACATGATCTGGATACACTCACAGCAGACTACTTGCTGGAAAATGTAGCATTGGCTTATCAGGCAAGAAAAGAGTTTGACTGGGCGGTCAAGCTTCCCAAAGTGGTATTCCTGAATGAGGTGCTCCCATATGCGACCTTGAACGAACGTAGAGACAACTGGAGAAAAGACTTCTATAAGCGTTTTGCACCAATGGTTAAAGATGCCAAGGATATCCGTGAGGCGATCAGGATTATCAATCACAGTATAATGGAGGAAGTGGGTGTCAAATATTCAACAGCACGCCCCAAGCCTGACCAAAGTCCTTATGAGTCTATGGAGTGCGGACTTGCTTCCTGCACCGGACTCTCTGTATTGCTGACAGATGCATTTCGAGCTGTAGGGATCCCTTCACGTATAGCGGGTACTCCTAACTGGACTACCAAGGAAGGCAACCATAACTGGAATGAGGTATGGGTTGATGGCAAATGGTACTTTACGGAATATTACCCAAGTGGTGGGTTGAACCAAGGTTGGTTTTTGCCTGATGCAGGACAAGCAAACCCTAGTAAACCTGAAAACTGGATTTATGCTTCTTCATACCAAAAGACAGACATCCACTTTCCTCTAGTATGGGATATGGATATTGAGTATGTCTCTGCTGAAAACGTGACAAGCCGCTACCTTGAGCTTTACCAAGCACAACAGCTGGAAGAGCAAATGACAAAAGACGGTAAGGTAAAAATACAGCTGATTATGTTCAGAAAGAAAGGCTGCTCAATGGGAGATGACCGTATCTCTGTAGAAGTAAAGGCTTACCACAACAGTAACCTGCTATATGAAGGTAAAACCCCAAGCCCTGAACAGGATATGAATGACTACCTGACTTTCTATGCAGATCAGGGTAGTGAGATACAGCTATTTTACCCTACAGCAGATGACCTGATGCACTCAGAAAAAATCACCTTGGAGAAGAGTCAGACCATTAGGCTATACTATCAATAG
- a CDS encoding YdeI/OmpD-associated family protein → MTQAGLQAFSLRKESNSSTYSYEKKFITLSPAYEMKFKEQKVAWDFFVRQAPSYQKSIIHWIMSAKQEKTSISRLEKTIRVSEQQKRLR, encoded by the coding sequence ATGACGCAAGCAGGGCTTCAGGCATTTAGTTTAAGAAAAGAAAGTAACTCCAGCACCTATTCGTATGAAAAGAAATTTATTACCCTGAGTCCTGCTTATGAGATGAAATTTAAGGAACAGAAAGTTGCTTGGGACTTTTTTGTCAGACAAGCACCATCCTATCAAAAAAGTATTATACACTGGATAATGAGTGCTAAACAGGAAAAAACCAGCATCTCACGCCTTGAAAAAACCATTCGTGTAAGTGAGCAACAAAAGCGATTAAGGTAA
- a CDS encoding MgtC/SapB family protein — MISELYIFMDVFIASILTMLIGIERERADKAAGIRTNMIVGGFTCLVVAIIKPLTNFLQEYFKVAQHSSGMVEIDPIRIVQAIVIGVSFIGAGTIIKSREDQTITGLTTAATLLYSAGIGICVAIKMYLLAVCLTVFVLVINKTVNYLAKKYTSVKD, encoded by the coding sequence ATGATTAGTGAGCTTTACATTTTTATGGATGTGTTTATTGCCTCCATCCTCACCATGCTGATCGGGATAGAACGAGAAAGAGCAGACAAAGCCGCCGGTATCCGTACCAACATGATAGTCGGGGGCTTTACCTGTCTGGTCGTTGCCATTATCAAACCACTCACTAACTTCCTCCAAGAGTATTTCAAGGTAGCGCAACACAGCAGCGGGATGGTGGAAATAGATCCAATCCGAATTGTTCAGGCAATTGTAATTGGGGTTAGCTTTATTGGCGCTGGTACCATCATCAAGTCAAGGGAAGACCAAACCATCACAGGGCTTACCACTGCCGCTACCCTACTATACTCTGCCGGTATCGGAATTTGTGTAGCCATAAAAATGTACCTGCTTGCGGTATGCCTGACTGTATTTGTCTTGGTCATCAATAAGACGGTAAATTACCTCGCTAAAAAATACACCTCTGTAAAAGACTGA